A part of Tardiphaga sp. vice304 genomic DNA contains:
- a CDS encoding 3-keto-5-aminohexanoate cleavage protein: protein MLDKIVITCAVTGNLTRPDQTPHLPITPEEIAEACLGAAEAGAAVAHIHVREPGSGAPSMKLEYYQDVVARIRARNRSLILNITTGPGGRFVPSKDDPKVADAGTTLMNPEERVAHIAALKPDICTLDLNTMNSGAQVVINTPGNVRRMAKVIREAGVKPEIELFDSGDIALLHDLLADGTLGGPALTSFVMGVKYGFQPSPETVLYARGLLPAGAHFTAIGIGRSTFPMVAQSVLAGGHARTGIEDGVYLERGVLAPSNAAMVEKARRIIEELGAQIATPAEARALFDLPAQAA, encoded by the coding sequence ATGCTCGACAAAATCGTCATCACCTGCGCAGTGACCGGCAACCTGACCCGGCCGGACCAGACCCCGCATCTGCCGATCACGCCGGAAGAGATCGCCGAAGCCTGTCTCGGGGCGGCGGAGGCCGGTGCTGCCGTCGCGCATATCCATGTGCGGGAGCCCGGCTCCGGCGCGCCGTCGATGAAACTCGAATATTACCAGGACGTCGTGGCCCGCATCCGCGCGCGCAACCGCAGCCTGATCCTCAACATCACGACCGGACCCGGCGGCCGCTTCGTGCCGTCAAAAGACGATCCGAAGGTTGCGGATGCCGGCACGACGCTGATGAACCCCGAAGAGCGCGTCGCGCATATCGCTGCGCTGAAACCGGACATCTGCACGCTTGACCTCAACACCATGAACTCCGGCGCCCAGGTCGTCATCAACACGCCGGGCAACGTGCGCCGCATGGCAAAGGTCATTCGCGAGGCTGGCGTCAAGCCCGAGATCGAACTGTTCGATTCCGGAGATATCGCCTTGCTGCACGACCTGCTTGCCGACGGGACGCTGGGCGGTCCGGCGCTCACGTCCTTCGTGATGGGCGTGAAGTACGGCTTCCAGCCGTCGCCGGAAACCGTGCTCTATGCCCGCGGCCTGCTGCCGGCCGGCGCGCATTTCACCGCGATCGGCATCGGCCGCTCGACCTTCCCGATGGTCGCACAGTCGGTGCTGGCCGGTGGCCACGCCCGCACCGGCATCGAGGACGGCGTCTATCTCGAGCGCGGAGTGCTTGCGCCGTCGAACGCCGCCATGGTCGAGAAGGCGCGCCGTATCATCGAGGAGCTCGGCGCCCAGATCGCCACGCCCGCAGAGGCGCGCGCGCTGTTCGACCTGCCGGCCCAGGCCGCATGA
- a CDS encoding SDR family NAD(P)-dependent oxidoreductase, whose translation MTKILSGKTAVVIGGSGGIGAAAAQALAAEGATVVVTWRSGEAAATALLATLPGTGHLARRAVVEDSSSLNALAADVERTLGRCDILVNTAGYTRPIPIGDLDALTDEFIDDMFKVNWRGQFAAIRAFAPLLKASGDGLIVNVSSIAGLSGVGSNLAYAAIKAGIDTMTKSLARALAPAVRVMSVSPGVVATDFVPGRDAAALEKVAPTIPLKRVATAEDVGRAISACATHLTYSTGSLIVVDGGRAL comes from the coding sequence ATGACAAAGATACTTTCTGGCAAGACGGCGGTCGTGATCGGCGGCTCCGGCGGCATTGGCGCGGCAGCGGCACAGGCGCTGGCTGCCGAAGGCGCGACCGTGGTGGTGACGTGGCGCTCCGGCGAAGCTGCCGCCACTGCGCTATTGGCGACGCTGCCGGGCACCGGTCATCTTGCGCGGCGCGCGGTCGTGGAAGACAGTTCGAGCCTGAACGCGCTCGCGGCGGACGTCGAGCGCACGCTCGGGCGCTGCGATATCCTCGTCAATACCGCCGGCTATACGCGCCCGATCCCGATCGGCGATCTCGACGCGCTGACGGACGAGTTCATCGACGACATGTTCAAGGTGAACTGGCGCGGCCAGTTCGCCGCGATCCGGGCATTCGCGCCGCTGCTCAAGGCGTCCGGCGACGGCCTGATCGTGAACGTCTCCTCGATCGCCGGGCTGAGCGGCGTTGGCTCCAATCTCGCTTATGCAGCGATCAAGGCCGGCATCGATACGATGACCAAATCGCTGGCGCGGGCCCTGGCGCCTGCGGTGCGCGTGATGTCGGTTTCGCCCGGCGTGGTCGCCACCGACTTTGTGCCGGGCCGCGATGCGGCAGCTCTGGAGAAAGTCGCGCCCACCATCCCGCTGAAGCGCGTCGCGACGGCCGAGGATGTCGGCCGCGCCATTTCGGCCTGCGCCACCCATTTGACCTATTCAACCGGCTCGCTGATCGTCGTCGACGGCGGCCGGGCCCTGTGA
- a CDS encoding dioxygenase family protein, whose translation MIIARQQDVTDVVLAAMDRAPSERLRTVMASFVTHLHAFARDVKLTEAEFEFAIDFLNRIGQATNDSHNEGVLFSDAVGLSTLVCLLNNGQDGATETAAALLGPFWRANAPPTANGGSIVRSPTPGPALFFEGRIRDAQGTPVPGVRVDVWQASPAGMYENQDADQADMNLRGVFDTDAEGRFAFRSVKPAGYPVPTHGPTGDLLRAQLRHPYRPAHLHVLAYKPGFKTLITQIFVDDDEHLESDVVFGVTRALIGDFRKGEGASPAVDVTGEWYNLAYTFTMEPGEAVLPRPPIK comes from the coding sequence ATGATCATCGCGCGTCAGCAGGACGTGACGGATGTCGTGCTCGCGGCGATGGACCGCGCGCCCAGTGAGCGGTTGCGTACCGTCATGGCATCCTTTGTCACCCACCTGCATGCCTTCGCCCGCGACGTGAAATTGACCGAAGCAGAATTCGAGTTCGCGATCGATTTTCTCAATCGCATTGGCCAGGCGACGAATGATAGCCACAACGAAGGCGTGCTGTTCAGTGATGCGGTCGGGCTTTCGACACTGGTCTGCTTACTGAACAACGGCCAGGATGGCGCTACCGAAACCGCCGCGGCGCTGCTCGGCCCGTTCTGGCGCGCGAATGCACCGCCGACGGCGAATGGCGGCTCGATCGTCCGCTCGCCCACGCCGGGTCCGGCGCTGTTTTTCGAGGGCCGCATCCGTGACGCGCAGGGCACACCGGTGCCGGGCGTGCGTGTCGATGTCTGGCAGGCCTCGCCCGCCGGCATGTACGAAAACCAGGACGCGGACCAGGCCGACATGAACCTGCGCGGCGTGTTCGACACCGATGCCGAAGGCCGCTTCGCGTTCCGCTCGGTCAAGCCCGCCGGCTATCCCGTCCCGACGCACGGTCCGACCGGCGATCTGCTGCGCGCGCAGCTTCGCCATCCGTACCGCCCGGCGCATCTTCATGTGCTGGCCTACAAGCCCGGCTTCAAGACGCTGATCACCCAGATATTCGTCGACGATGACGAGCATCTCGAGAGCGATGTGGTGTTCGGCGTGACGCGTGCGCTGATCGGCGATTTCCGCAAAGGCGAGGGCGCGTCGCCCGCGGTGGACGTCACCGGCGAATGGTACAACCTCGCCTACACCTTCACGATGGAGCCCGGCGAAGCCGTGCTTCCCCGCCCCCCGATCAAGTGA
- a CDS encoding LacI family DNA-binding transcriptional regulator, whose protein sequence is MATAPTIKDVAREVGVHPSTVSRALDPARRARLGEPVVRRVLEAAERLGYRPDTVAASLRSGRSKLIGIIVPDIANPVFSPIISGLERALSSRGYALIVADQSAERSDGNIDIIQMLAARRVDGLVLANVALKDDAVERCLRRQVPVVLVNRAEQEARVPSVVSDDIAGMQLATEHLVGLGHRRIVHIAGPQSLSTGLLRRRGFVEAMHAAGLEMSDADIEEADAFTREAGLTAARILLARRPEATAVVAANDLLALGVYEALREQGRHCPEDMSVIGHNDMPLVDLVDPPLSTIRISHREMGERTAELLIDLINGIHLQAPQLVTRPLLIARSSTRPLQR, encoded by the coding sequence ATGGCAACAGCACCGACCATCAAGGATGTCGCGCGCGAGGTTGGGGTGCATCCGTCAACGGTGTCGCGAGCGCTGGATCCTGCGCGGAGGGCGCGACTTGGCGAGCCCGTCGTTCGACGCGTCCTCGAGGCGGCGGAACGGCTTGGCTATCGTCCCGATACGGTCGCCGCCAGCCTGCGCAGCGGGCGCTCCAAGCTGATCGGCATCATCGTCCCGGACATCGCCAACCCCGTCTTTTCGCCGATCATCAGCGGGCTGGAGCGCGCGCTGTCTTCGCGTGGCTATGCGCTGATCGTCGCCGACCAATCGGCCGAGCGCAGCGACGGCAATATCGACATCATCCAGATGCTGGCGGCCCGCCGGGTCGACGGGCTGGTGCTGGCAAACGTCGCCTTGAAAGACGACGCGGTCGAGCGTTGTCTTCGCCGCCAGGTGCCCGTCGTGCTGGTCAATCGCGCTGAGCAGGAAGCCCGCGTTCCTTCCGTCGTGTCCGACGATATCGCGGGCATGCAGCTTGCGACCGAGCATCTCGTCGGCCTCGGTCATCGCCGCATCGTGCACATTGCCGGGCCGCAGTCGCTGTCGACAGGATTGCTGCGCCGGCGCGGCTTCGTCGAGGCGATGCATGCGGCCGGCCTGGAGATGAGCGACGCCGACATCGAGGAGGCCGACGCCTTCACCCGCGAGGCCGGACTTACGGCGGCGCGCATCCTGTTGGCAAGGCGACCCGAGGCGACCGCCGTCGTCGCCGCCAACGATCTGCTCGCGCTTGGCGTCTACGAAGCGCTACGCGAGCAAGGCCGCCATTGTCCGGAAGACATGTCTGTTATCGGGCATAATGACATGCCCCTGGTCGATCTGGTCGATCCGCCGCTCTCGACGATCCGGATCAGCCATCGCGAGATGGGCGAGCGCACGGCGGAACTGCTTATCGATCTGATCAACGGCATTCATCTGCAAGCGCCGCAGCTCGTGACCCGACCGCTTTTGATCGCGCGAAGCTCGACCCGGCCGCTGCAGCGCTGA
- a CDS encoding caspase family protein: MDHFVHRMRSLAHIAALVMAALLMAAGAARAEKRIALIVGNAAYQSITRLDNPRNDAKLMGETLTALGFALVGDGAQLDLDKAALDSAVQNFGRQIQGADVALFYYAGHGVQISGANYLVPVNANPTREADVDFQMVDVNLVLRQMQGSGTRLNMVILDACRNNPFGARGLRAAEGGLAQMRAPEGTLISYATQPGSVAQDGTNGNSPYTKALATMVRRSGLDIFQTFNQVGLAVKRATGGLQQPWVSSSPIDGTFYFVAPAPAVPLIVPEKPVQEARLPDAPNIDFDRLPVTDPIKLTEISDRLYELNFDPGPLNSKNGIAVAIRDFQLKGNLPPTGEATEGLLQRLRGTKDLKPWGSIVFDVKDKKWGMSWDQPSRKSAVAEARAKCGTAACPLELSFFGTSCGAFAALGGNWSLVQRSTLAQARDAAIDQCSKAGRSCPVVGAICANTVNGPDAKL, encoded by the coding sequence ATGGACCATTTCGTCCATCGCATGAGATCGCTGGCTCATATTGCCGCGCTGGTGATGGCGGCATTGCTGATGGCAGCCGGTGCGGCACGTGCCGAAAAGCGCATTGCGCTGATCGTCGGCAACGCGGCCTATCAGAGCATCACCCGCCTTGATAATCCCAGAAACGATGCAAAGCTGATGGGCGAGACGCTGACCGCGCTCGGCTTTGCGCTGGTCGGTGACGGCGCGCAACTCGATCTCGACAAGGCGGCGCTGGACTCCGCCGTGCAGAATTTCGGCCGCCAGATCCAGGGCGCCGACGTCGCGCTGTTTTATTATGCCGGACACGGCGTGCAGATCTCCGGCGCCAACTATCTGGTTCCGGTCAATGCCAACCCGACCCGCGAAGCGGACGTCGACTTTCAGATGGTCGACGTCAATCTGGTGCTGCGGCAGATGCAGGGCTCGGGCACCCGGCTCAACATGGTTATCCTCGATGCATGCCGCAACAATCCGTTCGGTGCCCGCGGCCTGCGCGCGGCCGAAGGGGGCCTTGCCCAGATGCGCGCGCCGGAGGGCACACTTATCTCCTACGCCACCCAGCCCGGCAGCGTTGCCCAGGACGGTACCAACGGCAACAGCCCCTATACCAAGGCGCTGGCGACGATGGTGCGCCGGTCCGGGCTCGATATTTTTCAGACCTTCAATCAGGTCGGCCTTGCGGTGAAGCGCGCCACCGGCGGCTTGCAGCAGCCATGGGTGTCGTCGTCACCGATCGACGGCACCTTCTATTTCGTCGCACCGGCGCCCGCCGTGCCGCTGATCGTTCCGGAAAAACCAGTGCAGGAAGCTCGGCTGCCCGACGCGCCCAATATTGATTTCGATCGCCTGCCGGTCACCGATCCCATCAAGCTGACCGAAATCAGCGATCGGCTTTACGAGCTGAATTTCGATCCTGGGCCACTCAACAGCAAGAATGGTATCGCGGTGGCGATCCGTGATTTCCAGCTCAAAGGCAACCTGCCGCCCACCGGCGAGGCGACCGAAGGCCTGCTGCAACGGCTGCGCGGGACCAAGGACTTGAAGCCGTGGGGCTCGATCGTGTTCGACGTCAAGGACAAGAAGTGGGGCATGTCGTGGGATCAGCCGTCGCGCAAGTCGGCAGTCGCCGAGGCTCGCGCCAAATGCGGCACGGCCGCCTGCCCGCTCGAGCTGTCGTTCTTCGGTACAAGTTGCGGCGCCTTCGCGGCGTTGGGCGGCAACTGGTCGCTGGTGCAGCGCTCGACGCTGGCGCAGGCACGCGATGCCGCCATCGATCAGTGCAGCAAGGCTGGTAGATCCTGCCCGGTAGTCGGCGCAATCTGCGCCAACACCGTCAATGGTCCCGACGCAAAATTGTAA
- the cnbZ gene encoding 2-amino-5-chloromuconate deaminase CnbZ: MIETVESANSGYRFMLGVSQYSCGVGALPGFTLERVRFSKVVPLKQGFAMIADIIKQAGRPLTSFAACELRSPAPFTEQGFKDFNEIYIKTLMEWGVMKDGVNPVARSNVCPKIDPPSEPGFHAFTFATVAAGAPNSFVVAGSGESAEGKGDYRDNTVRLGDVSPSAMLEKAKWVLDEMERRMSAFSGTWDQTTGVQLYTVQDVYALLESELGGRGAFRNGVTWHFNRPPVVDLEYEMDCRRVHIERVVEI, translated from the coding sequence ATGATTGAGACCGTCGAATCAGCCAATAGCGGCTATCGTTTCATGCTGGGCGTCAGCCAGTACTCCTGCGGTGTTGGCGCGCTGCCTGGCTTCACGCTGGAGCGCGTGCGCTTCTCGAAGGTGGTGCCGCTGAAGCAGGGCTTTGCGATGATCGCGGACATCATCAAGCAGGCCGGCCGGCCGCTGACGTCGTTCGCGGCCTGCGAGTTGCGCTCGCCGGCCCCCTTCACCGAGCAGGGCTTCAAGGATTTCAACGAGATCTACATCAAGACCCTGATGGAGTGGGGCGTGATGAAGGACGGCGTCAACCCGGTGGCGCGCAGCAACGTCTGTCCGAAGATCGATCCGCCGTCGGAGCCCGGTTTCCATGCCTTCACCTTTGCGACCGTCGCGGCCGGTGCGCCCAATTCCTTCGTGGTGGCCGGCAGCGGTGAGTCCGCAGAGGGCAAGGGCGATTATCGCGACAACACCGTTCGCCTTGGTGATGTCAGCCCGTCCGCGATGCTGGAGAAGGCAAAATGGGTGCTCGACGAGATGGAGCGCCGCATGAGCGCATTCTCCGGCACTTGGGATCAGACCACCGGCGTTCAGCTCTACACAGTGCAGGACGTCTACGCCTTGCTGGAGAGCGAACTCGGCGGCCGTGGCGCGTTTCGCAATGGCGTGACCTGGCATTTCAACCGCCCGCCAGTGGTCGATCTGGAATACGAGATGGACTGCCGCCGCGTTCACATCGAGCGCGTCGTCGAGATCTGA